In one Phycisphaerae bacterium genomic region, the following are encoded:
- a CDS encoding tetratricopeptide repeat protein gives MTKMKRFSLIARQTAFVSVLLVGCGSSDSTREKLMNVPGNSAQMPSWEATKQSETGMPDIAPETYVAAGRMHESQGRLTRAAAQYRMAIQLDPRHVEAHNRLGLVLCQMQQFKEADAVLAKAVELAPGRPHLHNNQGFSFLVQMRWTEAEQSFRKALELQPDFARAHMNLGMVLAQQDRFDEAMRHFLAVVPVEDAWFNIGLMYQSKSRPAEAARAFKTALKYNAKMAAAQQCLNKLPQEISGSATPFDSLTALAATPKVKPLPEQPQPPVESLIVATTQPEADGQPPTVQPAFEDIRTAESPDLTFEEPFESPSEMLETAQTVEHGPSTPIQESSALHQVPPTEALAEVIEPTPDSSPAPQEEKSIHGRPLDPQILAALMNTDPFNINDNLPEIDPLAESPDQENNQVEPATETPAVAERVETTTPPIANTTSQPTSITYDFLGSQAPNDLFAMNWMSKNATDEQFEIVLSVPPPLPPAARNAVLISTQPTTEAPTPEELRTVVEALLQLSHSPTDAMPKPYSVPTSTRPAAGGPQSQPATGRTPTPRQPDVTAGTNVPDQDEVWRRPLWDDLEAFGPEEPSGSTTPDD, from the coding sequence ATGACCAAAATGAAGAGATTCAGCCTGATAGCCAGACAAACGGCGTTTGTGTCCGTGCTCCTGGTCGGATGTGGATCGTCCGACTCCACCAGGGAAAAGCTGATGAACGTACCCGGCAACTCCGCGCAGATGCCTTCGTGGGAAGCCACAAAGCAGAGCGAAACGGGAATGCCGGACATCGCACCGGAAACCTACGTGGCCGCCGGCCGCATGCACGAGTCGCAGGGTCGCCTCACACGCGCCGCTGCCCAGTATCGCATGGCGATCCAATTGGATCCCAGGCACGTCGAAGCACATAATCGGCTCGGACTCGTCCTCTGTCAGATGCAGCAGTTCAAGGAGGCCGACGCCGTACTCGCCAAAGCCGTCGAGCTTGCTCCCGGAAGACCGCACCTTCACAACAATCAGGGTTTCAGCTTTCTGGTCCAGATGCGCTGGACGGAGGCCGAGCAAAGCTTCCGAAAAGCATTGGAACTCCAACCCGATTTCGCCCGCGCTCATATGAATCTGGGCATGGTCCTTGCTCAGCAGGATCGATTTGACGAGGCAATGAGACACTTCCTGGCCGTCGTCCCCGTCGAGGACGCCTGGTTCAACATCGGCCTTATGTATCAGTCCAAGTCTCGACCCGCCGAGGCCGCCCGAGCCTTCAAGACCGCCCTGAAGTACAACGCCAAAATGGCCGCCGCACAGCAGTGCCTCAACAAGCTTCCTCAGGAAATATCCGGCAGCGCCACGCCGTTTGATAGCTTGACCGCTCTGGCCGCGACGCCGAAGGTGAAACCGCTTCCCGAGCAACCGCAGCCGCCGGTTGAGTCCCTGATTGTCGCCACTACTCAACCCGAGGCCGACGGGCAGCCGCCGACTGTCCAACCGGCATTTGAAGACATTCGTACGGCCGAGTCTCCCGATCTGACCTTCGAAGAACCCTTCGAGTCACCATCGGAAATGCTGGAAACGGCGCAGACGGTCGAGCATGGGCCGTCGACGCCTATCCAGGAATCGTCGGCTCTCCATCAAGTGCCCCCAACAGAGGCGCTCGCCGAAGTAATCGAACCAACCCCCGATTCGTCGCCGGCCCCCCAAGAGGAAAAGTCGATCCACGGCAGGCCCCTCGATCCTCAGATCCTTGCCGCCCTGATGAACACCGACCCGTTCAATATCAACGATAACCTGCCGGAGATCGATCCCCTCGCCGAATCGCCTGATCAGGAGAATAACCAGGTCGAGCCTGCAACTGAAACGCCCGCTGTGGCCGAACGCGTTGAGACGACGACTCCCCCGATTGCGAATACGACCAGCCAACCGACGTCTATCACCTACGATTTCCTCGGCAGCCAAGCCCCGAACGATCTGTTTGCCATGAACTGGATGTCCAAGAATGCCACTGATGAACAGTTCGAGATCGTTCTATCGGTTCCGCCTCCTTTGCCCCCGGCAGCGCGGAACGCCGTACTGATATCAACTCAACCTACCACTGAGGCTCCCACTCCTGAAGAGCTCCGCACCGTCGTCGAGGCCTTGCTGCAATTGAGCCATTCGCCGACCGACGCCATGCCGAAGCCGTACAGCGTGCCGACGAGTACCCGTCCCGCCGCTGGTGGGCCGCAATCCCAACCCGCCACCGGCCGGACCCCAACCCCCCGACAACCCGACGTCACGGCTGGGACGAACGTGCCTGATCAGGACGAAGTCTGGCGCCGGCCTCTGTGGGACGATCTCGAAGCCTTCGGACCCGAGGAGCCGTCGGGTTCGACAACCCCCGACGACTGA
- a CDS encoding M48 family metalloprotease — protein MPPDTTAQQRQALTERLLAAFDGSIPRVWKSPFYLLGLLIVATVILLLPLVYLGFIALTGYGIYYHIIHNIDVLSLPSAVHRRTVFVIMLLRLAAYFGPILIGMILLLFMVKPLFARPARSERRLSFVRENEPILFAFVEKLCEVVRAPVPRRIDVDCDINAAAFFRRGFLSFLGRDLVLRIGAPLVAGLSLREFAGVLAHELGHFSQGTGMRLTYIIGCVNGWFARVVYQRDTWDDRLIALSQEQGWFSLFFLVARLFVWLTRRILWLLMIVAYAMSCSLLRQMEYDADRYWARICGSECSESSLKRLHALAKASQTAFAFIAHCWQEHRLPEDLPALIVAEAERLSPEARQEIEKGISESRTYMLATHPSDRIRIQRTRSENEPGIFHLAEPASVLFVDFDALCREVTFTFYQGLIGPEVRREHLLPRSDVDQKRRLLDETLEAARRFWTTLDFVTRPFRIDRFSPVFDLPPRECLERLKRARCALERSQHTIRKEYGRLRELDQTISNARQAECLLKAGFRVDPEMIGLKKADPLQAHEVGRRAERDRQGVEERLLKIEAVFAVRLEAALALLKCDRVAARLENAGALRAKSEQLLDVTAGLYRAEYLLTSLRLNQNSLRAMEDAISRGYEEDALIAQTLRLLETQNRALAELREATKEVPYPYEHAGGPVSVAQYAIGIVPSVNDLTGTGAAVSACLDNLFALYVRVMGELARIGEQVEAVVGLQPLAVTKDAPATDRPGVQ, from the coding sequence ATGCCTCCGGATACCACCGCCCAGCAGCGACAAGCCCTGACCGAGAGACTGCTCGCGGCATTCGACGGTTCCATCCCGCGCGTCTGGAAATCTCCGTTCTATCTGTTGGGCTTGTTGATCGTCGCGACGGTTATTCTGCTCCTGCCCCTGGTTTATCTCGGCTTCATCGCGTTGACGGGCTACGGGATCTACTACCACATCATCCACAATATCGATGTTCTGAGCCTGCCTTCTGCTGTGCACAGACGAACCGTGTTCGTGATCATGCTGCTGAGGCTGGCAGCGTACTTTGGTCCGATCCTGATCGGGATGATTCTCCTGCTGTTCATGGTCAAGCCGTTGTTTGCCCGGCCGGCCCGCAGCGAGCGGCGGCTCTCATTCGTACGCGAGAACGAACCTATCTTATTTGCCTTTGTAGAGAAGCTGTGTGAGGTTGTCCGGGCGCCGGTTCCGCGACGTATCGACGTCGATTGCGACATCAATGCCGCCGCTTTCTTCCGGCGAGGTTTTCTCAGCTTTCTCGGACGCGATCTGGTGTTGCGGATCGGTGCCCCGCTGGTGGCCGGCCTGTCGCTTCGCGAGTTCGCGGGCGTTCTGGCCCATGAATTAGGCCACTTCAGTCAGGGCACGGGCATGCGTTTGACGTACATCATCGGTTGCGTCAACGGGTGGTTCGCCCGCGTCGTCTACCAGCGAGACACCTGGGACGATCGGTTGATCGCTCTCTCACAGGAACAGGGATGGTTCAGCCTCTTCTTCCTCGTCGCAAGGCTGTTCGTCTGGCTGACCAGACGAATCCTGTGGCTGCTGATGATCGTCGCTTATGCTATGAGCTGCAGTCTCCTTCGACAGATGGAGTACGACGCCGATCGGTACTGGGCACGCATCTGTGGAAGCGAGTGCTCCGAGTCGAGCCTCAAGAGGCTGCACGCTCTGGCGAAGGCCAGCCAGACGGCGTTTGCGTTCATCGCTCATTGTTGGCAGGAACATCGCTTGCCGGAAGACTTGCCCGCGCTGATTGTGGCCGAGGCCGAACGTTTGTCACCGGAGGCCCGGCAGGAGATCGAGAAAGGCATTTCCGAATCCAGAACGTACATGCTCGCGACACATCCCTCCGACCGCATACGCATCCAACGAACACGCAGTGAAAACGAGCCTGGAATCTTCCATCTGGCGGAGCCCGCGTCGGTGCTGTTTGTGGATTTCGATGCCCTCTGTCGTGAGGTGACCTTTACGTTCTATCAGGGCCTCATCGGCCCGGAGGTCCGCCGCGAACACCTTCTTCCAAGAAGCGACGTGGATCAGAAGCGCAGGCTCCTGGACGAGACGCTGGAGGCTGCCCGGCGGTTCTGGACCACGCTGGATTTTGTGACACGGCCGTTCCGCATCGACCGATTCTCTCCAGTCTTCGACCTGCCTCCAAGGGAGTGCCTGGAGCGGCTCAAACGCGCTCGCTGCGCTCTCGAACGTTCGCAGCATACGATCCGCAAGGAATACGGTCGGTTACGTGAACTTGACCAGACCATCAGCAACGCCCGTCAGGCAGAGTGCCTGCTCAAGGCCGGGTTCCGCGTCGATCCGGAGATGATTGGACTCAAGAAAGCTGACCCCTTGCAGGCACATGAAGTTGGTCGCCGGGCTGAGCGCGATCGGCAGGGAGTCGAGGAACGTCTGCTGAAGATCGAGGCCGTCTTTGCGGTTCGACTGGAAGCCGCTTTGGCCTTGCTCAAGTGTGACCGGGTGGCCGCTCGATTAGAGAACGCGGGCGCTTTGCGGGCCAAGAGCGAGCAACTGCTCGACGTGACGGCCGGCCTGTATCGAGCCGAGTATCTTCTGACGAGCCTGCGGCTCAACCAGAACTCGCTTCGGGCAATGGAAGACGCGATCAGCCGCGGGTACGAGGAAGATGCGCTGATCGCCCAGACCTTGAGATTGCTGGAGACTCAGAACCGGGCGTTGGCGGAGTTGCGAGAAGCGACCAAAGAGGTTCCATATCCGTATGAGCACGCAGGTGGTCCGGTCTCTGTCGCGCAGTATGCCATCGGTATCGTCCCGTCCGTCAACGACCTGACCGGTACGGGCGCGGCCGTCAGTGCCTGCCTGGACAATCTTTTTGCACTTTACGTCAGGGTTATGGGAGAGCTGGCCCGCATCGGCGAACAGGTCGAGGCAGTGGTCGGCCTCCAGCCACTTGCCGTTACCAAAGACGCCCCAGCGACCGACCGGCCTGGCGTTCAGTAA